A single window of Acidobacteriota bacterium DNA harbors:
- a CDS encoding class IV adenylate cyclase, giving the protein MPATESQISNSKSQIFTHEIEVKLRFDNVEPLAKAGIILEIETPRHFEDNWLLDNGVKQLGQKLAVLRVRRAGETGSMTYKEKAAPDAAASQFKKRLELETALDDPACALAVFERLGFTPWFRYQKYRTVHRASLPGGDSLHVMFDETPIGNFIELEGEEAAIAEAINLLGVRRDEYVLDSYVALQAADCARQGKPFSDMTFSETDREL; this is encoded by the coding sequence AAATCTCAAATTTTCACCCACGAAATTGAAGTCAAATTGCGATTCGACAACGTTGAGCCGCTCGCGAAAGCCGGGATCATTTTGGAGATCGAAACTCCGCGCCATTTTGAAGACAACTGGCTGTTGGACAATGGAGTAAAGCAACTGGGCCAAAAGCTCGCGGTATTGCGCGTCAGGCGAGCGGGCGAAACCGGTTCCATGACTTACAAGGAAAAGGCTGCGCCTGACGCGGCAGCCTCGCAGTTCAAAAAACGGCTCGAATTGGAAACGGCGCTTGATGATCCGGCCTGCGCGCTGGCAGTTTTTGAACGGCTGGGATTCACTCCCTGGTTTCGATACCAGAAATATCGCACCGTGCACCGCGCCAGTTTGCCCGGTGGCGATTCCCTGCACGTGATGTTCGACGAAACGCCAATCGGCAATTTCATCGAACTTGAAGGCGAAGAAGCGGCGATTGCCGAAGCCATCAATTTGCTTGGGGTTCGCCGCGACGAATACGTGCTGGACAGTTATGTGGCTTTACAAGCCGCCGATTGTGCACGCCAAGGCAAACCATTCAGCGATATGACATTCTCCGAAACCGACCGCGAATTATGA
- a CDS encoding NDP-sugar synthase — translation MKAMILAAGFGTRLWPLTIGRTKPAIPFLNRPLIGFTIDYLRRYGFEDIIINLHHEPDSVRQQIGDGSRFGVRIHYSVEEPEILGTSGALDNVRNQLNQETFVVINGKIITDIDLAAALETHRQKHALATLVLKPNPRRERFSEVKITDDGRIAEFAGFPTPNSQLLTPDSPLMFTGIHLMEPEIFEYIPRGVFSDSVRDVYPRAMADGKTIAAHIARAESSWYELSTIQRYLEISLEFLAREGRDVVMDEACQIDPSAEVSNSILWKCVRIEAGARLTNCVIGDNVTIPAGAKIDHAVIVRADAAEGNERPEKALPAEVIGQNLVVKFG, via the coding sequence ATGAAAGCAATGATTTTAGCCGCAGGATTTGGCACTCGGTTGTGGCCGCTGACCATTGGCCGCACCAAACCTGCAATTCCGTTTCTAAATCGTCCGTTGATCGGATTCACAATTGATTATCTGCGTCGTTATGGGTTTGAAGACATCATCATCAATTTGCACCACGAACCGGATTCGGTTCGACAACAAATTGGCGATGGTTCGCGGTTTGGCGTGCGGATTCATTATTCCGTCGAAGAACCGGAAATCCTGGGAACTTCCGGCGCGCTGGACAACGTCCGCAATCAACTGAACCAGGAAACCTTCGTCGTTATCAATGGCAAAATCATTACCGACATTGATTTGGCTGCGGCACTGGAAACCCATCGGCAAAAACACGCGCTGGCGACTTTGGTGCTGAAACCCAATCCCAGGCGTGAACGCTTCAGCGAAGTCAAAATCACGGATGATGGCCGCATCGCCGAATTTGCCGGTTTCCCAACTCCCAACTCCCAACTCCTAACTCCCGATTCCCCACTGATGTTCACAGGCATTCACCTCATGGAGCCGGAAATTTTCGAGTACATTCCGCGCGGCGTGTTTTCTGATTCCGTCAGGGACGTCTATCCGCGTGCAATGGCCGACGGCAAAACGATTGCCGCCCACATTGCAAGGGCCGAAAGCTCCTGGTACGAACTCAGCACAATTCAGCGGTATCTGGAAATCAGCCTGGAATTTCTTGCCCGCGAAGGTCGCGATGTGGTGATGGATGAAGCTTGCCAGATAGACCCCAGCGCCGAAGTCAGCAATTCTATTTTGTGGAAATGCGTTCGCATCGAAGCCGGTGCGCGATTGACCAACTGCGTCATTGGCGACAACGTCACAATTCCAGCCGGTGCGAAAATTGACCACGCAGTCATTGTCCGAGCCGACGCCGCCGAGGGAAATGAAAGGCCCGAAAAGGCTTTGCCAGCAGAAGTTATTGGCCAGAATCTTGTCGTGAAATTCGGCTGA
- the asnS gene encoding asparagine--tRNA ligase, whose product MKQTYISDISKHLGEEVTIKGWLYNKRSSGKLGFLEIRDGSGIIQGVVSKKDVSDETWGNTEKATQESSIIVAGVPREHPKKPGVYEMDIKTVEILKLTEEYPITPKEHGVEFLMDHRHLWLRSRRQHAILKVRHTIIKSVRDFFDSNGFTLCDTPIFTPAACEGTSTLFEVNYFDDEKAYLSQSGQLYNEATAAAFGKVYCFGPTFRAEKSKTRRHLTEFWMVEPEVAYAKLDDVMELAENFISYIVSRVLESRQEELKVLERDVSKLEAIVPPFPRLQYDDAVKMLQQAHAEGKLEHRFEWGGDLGAPDETYISSQYDKPVMVHRYPAAVKAFYMEPDPQRPDLALCVDVLAPEGYGEVIGGGERMSSHELLLQRIHEHNLPPEAFDWYLDLRKYGSVPHGGFGMGIERCVTWLCGIEHVRETIPFPRMLYRLKP is encoded by the coding sequence ATGAAGCAAACATATATTTCTGACATTTCAAAACATCTTGGCGAAGAGGTCACCATCAAAGGCTGGCTGTACAACAAACGGTCGAGTGGCAAGTTGGGCTTTCTGGAAATCCGTGACGGTTCCGGCATCATTCAGGGAGTCGTGTCAAAAAAAGACGTGAGCGACGAAACCTGGGGCAACACGGAAAAGGCAACACAGGAATCTTCGATCATTGTCGCTGGCGTGCCGCGCGAGCATCCGAAAAAGCCGGGCGTTTATGAGATGGACATCAAGACGGTTGAAATCCTCAAGTTGACCGAAGAATACCCGATTACGCCCAAAGAACACGGCGTCGAATTCCTGATGGATCATCGCCATTTGTGGCTGCGGTCGCGGCGGCAGCATGCCATTCTGAAAGTCCGCCACACGATCATCAAATCTGTCCGTGACTTTTTCGACTCGAACGGCTTTACGCTGTGCGACACGCCGATTTTCACGCCTGCGGCTTGCGAAGGAACCTCGACCTTGTTCGAGGTGAATTACTTCGACGATGAAAAGGCGTATCTGTCGCAGTCGGGGCAGCTTTACAACGAAGCCACCGCGGCGGCGTTTGGCAAAGTGTATTGCTTCGGTCCCACGTTTCGCGCGGAAAAATCCAAAACGCGCCGCCATCTGACCGAATTCTGGATGGTCGAACCGGAAGTCGCTTATGCCAAGCTGGACGACGTGATGGAACTGGCCGAAAACTTCATCAGTTACATTGTCAGCCGCGTGCTGGAAAGCAGGCAGGAAGAATTGAAAGTGCTGGAACGCGATGTTTCCAAGTTGGAAGCCATCGTGCCGCCGTTTCCTCGCCTGCAATATGACGACGCAGTGAAGATGCTTCAGCAGGCTCATGCCGAAGGCAAACTGGAACACCGGTTTGAATGGGGCGGCGATCTTGGTGCGCCGGATGAAACTTACATTTCATCGCAGTACGACAAACCTGTGATGGTGCATCGGTATCCGGCGGCGGTGAAAGCGTTTTACATGGAACCTGATCCGCAGCGGCCTGATCTGGCATTGTGCGTGGATGTGCTCGCCCCGGAAGGATACGGCGAAGTTATTGGCGGCGGCGAACGCATGTCTTCGCACGAACTGCTGCTGCAACGCATTCACGAACACAATTTGCCGCCCGAAGCGTTTGACTGGTATCTGGATTTGCGCAAATACGGCAGCGTTCCGCATGGAGGATTCGGCATGGGAATCGAACGATGTGTAACGTGGCTTTGCGGTATTGAACACGTACGCGAAACCATTCCCTTCCCCAGAATGCTGTATCGGTTGAAACCCTAA
- a CDS encoding RNA 2'-phosphotransferase, with product MDPQSVKISKFLSLVLRHQPDVIGLTLDAAGWVSVEELLTACREHGTVITPEQLRRVVASNDKQRFSFSDDGLLIRANQGHSVEVELGYEPAMPPARLFHGTAERFLASIKEHGLLKGQRHHVHLSADIETATKVGQRHGKPVVLHVNAETMQQDGFTFYLSTNGVWLTEHVPVPYLVFL from the coding sequence ATGGATCCACAAAGCGTCAAAATCAGTAAATTCCTGAGTCTGGTGTTACGCCATCAGCCCGACGTCATCGGGTTGACTCTTGATGCCGCGGGCTGGGTTTCCGTGGAGGAATTGCTGACAGCTTGTCGCGAGCACGGAACCGTTATTACCCCGGAGCAGCTTCGACGCGTCGTGGCCAGCAATGATAAACAAAGATTTTCATTTAGCGATGACGGTTTGCTGATCCGCGCCAACCAAGGTCATTCGGTTGAAGTTGAGTTGGGATATGAACCGGCAATGCCGCCAGCCAGGTTATTTCATGGCACGGCAGAACGTTTTTTGGCTTCGATCAAAGAACACGGATTGCTCAAAGGGCAGCGCCATCACGTGCATTTGTCCGCCGACATTGAAACGGCGACCAAAGTCGGCCAGCGACATGGCAAACCGGTTGTATTGCACGTGAACGCGGAAACCATGCAGCAAGACGGTTTCACTTTTTATCTTTCAACAAATGGAGTCTGGTTGACGGAACACGTCCCCGTTCCTTACCTGGTGTTTTTATGA
- a CDS encoding phosphotransferase, with translation MTVTQTNSISAPEMLPGEMAKTTGGLSEKRVVIFAARHFGLPINDVLFQPLTPDASARKYYRIAASDHPQETLIVSLYPSPFNPQENTFLDVTKLFEQASLPVPKIIDVAGTEGIILQEDLGDISLATWLSEAEAHDDTAGAEEMLHRSIELIARIQSATVLAYTMNSVASRLAFDEDKLLWELNYFFDHFFGSYCQHQFAEAEAEAIKTDLQSIAAELSARPRALTHRDYHAMNLMVDASGNLRIIDHQDARMGPATYDLVPLLVERRLQPVDEDWALERQDLFLRLREKMGLPKIEPDDFRYEFNLMTIQRQLKAMGTFSYQTAVVGRGVVYEKYIFPAAATVLRAMSKAGMKEYPSLRAALESI, from the coding sequence ATGACCGTTACACAAACCAACAGTATCTCTGCGCCTGAAATGTTGCCGGGCGAAATGGCAAAAACGACCGGCGGTTTAAGCGAAAAGCGTGTCGTTATTTTTGCCGCGCGACATTTCGGTTTGCCCATTAACGACGTGCTTTTTCAACCTCTGACGCCGGACGCTTCTGCCCGCAAGTATTACCGCATTGCCGCCAGCGATCATCCACAAGAAACGTTGATCGTCAGTTTATACCCTTCACCGTTCAACCCGCAGGAAAACACGTTTCTGGATGTGACCAAGCTGTTTGAACAAGCCAGCCTGCCGGTTCCCAAGATCATTGATGTCGCCGGAACCGAGGGCATCATCCTGCAGGAAGATTTGGGCGATATAAGTCTGGCAACATGGCTCAGCGAAGCAGAGGCGCATGACGATACAGCAGGCGCGGAAGAAATGCTGCATCGTTCGATTGAACTGATCGCGCGAATTCAGTCAGCAACGGTTTTGGCTTATACAATGAACTCTGTCGCCAGTCGGTTGGCATTTGATGAAGACAAACTCTTGTGGGAACTGAATTATTTCTTCGATCATTTTTTTGGCAGTTATTGCCAACATCAATTCGCAGAGGCTGAAGCGGAAGCGATCAAAACTGACTTGCAATCCATTGCCGCCGAATTGAGCGCCCGCCCACGAGCGCTAACGCACCGCGATTACCACGCGATGAACTTGATGGTGGACGCCAGCGGCAACTTGCGAATTATTGATCATCAGGATGCGCGAATGGGACCGGCGACGTATGATCTGGTGCCACTGCTGGTCGAACGCCGGTTACAACCAGTGGACGAAGATTGGGCGCTGGAGCGCCAGGATTTATTCTTGCGCTTGCGTGAAAAGATGGGCTTGCCGAAAATCGAGCCCGACGATTTTCGCTACGAATTCAATCTGATGACCATTCAGCGGCAATTAAAAGCGATGGGTACATTTTCATATCAAACGGCAGTTGTTGGGCGCGGTGTGGTTTATGAAAAATACATCTTTCCGGCGGCAGCAACCGTGCTGCGAGCGATGAGCAAAGCGGGAATGAAAGAATACCCTTCGTTGCGCGCGGCGCTGGAAAGCATTTAA